One Triticum dicoccoides isolate Atlit2015 ecotype Zavitan chromosome 5B, WEW_v2.0, whole genome shotgun sequence genomic window carries:
- the LOC119309768 gene encoding uncharacterized protein LOC119309768, with protein sequence MDRGDQKDDDDDFMEKKKCPCKRASQECLTTLTKGFTDDQKGATSEMGLQALMDVRCMNLVNPVCDWLGEIYYPASREFVIPGRERIPLDEESVFCTLGVPRGEIKVPYEVNNKIEKVLFPRLFPGMASMPNTTVLATSLEGTTTHGEVFKMKLLMHLISSVFAPTTSLRPSNKCFPILAKLKYGKYMNWCEFIADFRHVAFSIKMYQKGYRLHLMLMYVDRLDLSIVDFTEIGGQLPPHKFAVSAWSYDVVKVVLATDRISDTKYGKLQERII encoded by the exons ATGGATCGTGGTGACCAGAAAGACGATGATGACGACTTCATGGAG AAGAAAAAATGTCCGTGCAAGAGGGCTTCGCAAGAATGCTTGACTACATTGACCAAGGGTTTCACTGATGATCAGAAGGGAGCTACCAGTGAGATGGGATTGCAGGCATTGATGGATGTTCGATGCATGAATCTAGTGAACCCTGTATGTGACTGGCTTGGTGAGATATACTATCCTGCGTCTAGGGAATTTGTCATTCCGGGACGTGAAAGAATCCCTTTGGACGAGGAATctgtgttctgcactttgggtgtccCCCGTGGAGAAATCAAAGTTCCGTATGAGGTGAACAATAAGATCGAGAAAGTTTtgttcccccgtttgtttcctggaATGGCATCCATGCCTAATACGACTGTGCTGGCAACTTCGCTGGAGGGAACGACAACCCATGGTGAGGTATTTAAGATGAAGTTGTTGATGCACCTGATCTCGTCTGTCTTTGCGCCTACCACGTCGTTGCGCCCAAGCAACAAGTGCTTCCCTATCCTG GCGAAACTAAAATATGGTAAATACATGAATTGGTGCGAATTCATTGCCGACTTTCGGCATGTTGCATTCTCAATTAAGATGTACCAGAAGGGCTATCGGCTGCACCTTATG CTCATGTACGTCGATCGTCTTGATTTGTCCATTGTCGACTTCACTGAGATAGGAGGTCAGCTGCCTCCACATAAGTTTGCTGTCTCTGCCTGGAGTTATGATGTTGTCAAGGTTGTGCTTGCCACAGACAGAATATCTGATACAAAATATGGGAAATTGCAG GAGAGGATTATATAG